One segment of Paraburkholderia sp. PGU19 DNA contains the following:
- a CDS encoding TolC family protein: MVERALKHSPDIHRAQRELDIASARNYADGLLPDPTLSFTTDRPGAEGFVPAFMVGLSYEVSALVDRPAKRRAADNALAKQQLALEWTKWQVANHAYALYVNNVSLERLESEVEQLVTHQKSVTERMQKALARADVTRDVSVQAETAYRDSVQQLGTLREEHLKAGQELNTLLELRPGTRLTLAAAPEPYEVPQDTIGHALVDLGQRRPDLLALRAGYAEQDERYRAALLAQFPRLDIGVTRGRDTSAIYTSGLSISVTLPLFNGNRGNIAVEKATRESLYQEYSQRLDDAYTAVDGISSELSLLGDQLRNAQSMEAELEASVKQARVAFGTGDVTLPALADLESRLLNQRIATTKLANSVLQQQVELCTLIGVSAIDHQPLNKDLQ; encoded by the coding sequence GTGGTCGAACGCGCGCTCAAGCATAGCCCGGATATCCATCGTGCCCAACGCGAACTCGATATCGCCTCCGCCCGGAACTACGCGGATGGACTGCTACCGGACCCGACACTCAGCTTCACTACTGACCGCCCCGGTGCGGAAGGCTTCGTCCCCGCATTCATGGTCGGGCTTAGCTATGAAGTGTCCGCACTCGTTGACCGTCCCGCGAAAAGGCGGGCGGCAGACAACGCCCTTGCGAAGCAGCAACTCGCCCTGGAATGGACAAAATGGCAGGTCGCGAACCACGCCTATGCGCTCTACGTCAACAACGTAAGTCTCGAGCGTCTCGAGAGCGAAGTCGAGCAGTTGGTGACCCATCAGAAAAGCGTCACTGAGCGAATGCAAAAGGCACTCGCGCGCGCCGACGTGACGCGAGATGTCTCCGTGCAAGCGGAAACTGCCTACCGCGACAGCGTGCAACAGTTGGGGACGCTGCGAGAGGAGCACCTCAAGGCAGGACAGGAGCTTAATACGCTGCTCGAGCTGCGCCCGGGGACTCGCCTGACGCTAGCTGCTGCGCCCGAGCCATATGAGGTCCCGCAGGACACCATCGGGCATGCACTCGTCGACCTCGGACAGCGTCGTCCTGATTTGCTGGCACTGCGTGCGGGATATGCCGAACAGGACGAACGCTATCGCGCGGCGCTCCTCGCGCAGTTTCCGCGACTCGACATTGGCGTCACCCGCGGCCGGGACACGTCGGCCATCTACACCTCAGGGCTGTCCATTTCGGTGACGCTTCCCCTGTTCAATGGCAACCGGGGAAACATTGCGGTCGAGAAGGCCACTCGGGAGAGTCTCTATCAGGAATACAGCCAACGACTCGACGACGCGTACACGGCTGTCGACGGCATCAGTTCGGAGCTGAGCCTGCTGGGTGACCAGCTTCGCAATGCGCAATCGATGGAGGCGGAACTCGAAGCGTCGGTGAAACAGGCGCGTGTTGCGTTCGGCACTGGTGACGTCACACTGCCCGCATTGGCCGACCTTGAATCGCGGCTGCTGAATCAACGCATTGCGACAACGAAGCTCGCGAATTCTGTACTTCAGCAGCAGGTCGAACTCTGCACCCTGATTGGCGTGAGCGCCATTGACCACCAACCGCTAAACAAGGACCTTCAGTGA
- a CDS encoding response regulator transcription factor, producing MRILLVEDDEMIGDAIVQALKDAAYAVDWVCDGESATGALLCREHDVILLDLNLPKRDGIDLLREIRTGRSKPPVIVLTARDSVADRIIGLDAGADDYLVKPFEIGELLARLRAVSRRLGNHGDTRMTSGSLTLDSATHVAVYESVECRLTSREFALLSALLMRPGTVLSRSELERKLYAWQEQVESNAVEVVIHGIRKKLGASVIRNVRGVGWLVDKEDNHAL from the coding sequence ATGAGAATTCTCCTTGTAGAAGATGACGAAATGATTGGCGATGCAATCGTCCAGGCATTGAAGGATGCGGCTTATGCGGTCGACTGGGTGTGCGACGGTGAGTCAGCGACGGGCGCATTGTTGTGTCGGGAGCACGATGTGATACTGCTGGACCTGAACCTACCGAAGCGCGATGGGATAGATTTGCTTCGCGAGATAAGAACGGGACGCAGCAAGCCCCCGGTAATTGTTCTGACGGCGCGCGACAGCGTTGCGGACAGAATCATCGGGCTCGACGCTGGTGCGGACGACTACCTTGTGAAGCCCTTCGAAATCGGCGAGCTACTCGCGCGCCTTCGGGCGGTGAGCCGACGACTCGGCAACCACGGCGATACCAGGATGACGAGTGGAAGCCTCACGCTGGACTCTGCTACGCATGTCGCGGTGTACGAAAGCGTCGAATGCCGGCTGACGAGTCGTGAGTTCGCCCTGTTGAGCGCGCTATTGATGAGGCCGGGAACCGTTCTGTCGCGAAGCGAGCTGGAACGGAAACTTTATGCTTGGCAGGAGCAGGTTGAAAGTAATGCTGTCGAAGTCGTGATTCACGGCATTCGGAAGAAGCTGGGCGCATCTGTCATTCGCAACGTGCGAGGTGTGGGATGGTTGGTAGACAAGGAAGACAATCACGCTCTCTGA
- a CDS encoding ATP-binding protein: MIVAVGVLACGFSFAFAYQEARELQDGQLKEIAALIDSRALAFTGPRSSVESSQDADVKVVIDRLSDVTTDVAKDAGLVFPAAMDDGFHDLNGNRQSWRVNIRTLRNGERIAVAEPSALRDEIAQDGALRTLVPMLLLLPGLFIVIVVIVRTKLAPLTRLASVVDRQTDTSLEPLPEDGITNEALPFVRSINRLITRLREAISHQRRFVASAAHELRSPLAALSLQAGNLGATITSPEARERLMAFQAGLRRTQRLVEQLLALARSEQGTLEQPAAISLRAMATEVINATIGLAREKDIDLGFEHFDELDAVVDVSSVTVVLRNLVDNAVRYTPAGGKVDVSVVQAGGEVMFEVADSGPGIPDAELERVLEPFYRLDHSITSGSGLGLSIVSEIARRTGGRLMLENVAGGFRARYFQPFRQNR, encoded by the coding sequence GTGATTGTTGCGGTGGGGGTCCTCGCATGCGGCTTCTCGTTTGCCTTTGCCTATCAGGAAGCCAGAGAACTTCAGGACGGACAACTGAAGGAAATCGCCGCGCTGATTGATAGTCGCGCGTTGGCGTTCACCGGGCCTCGCTCGTCGGTTGAGAGCTCCCAGGATGCCGACGTCAAGGTGGTCATCGACAGGCTGAGCGACGTAACGACGGACGTTGCAAAGGACGCCGGACTCGTGTTTCCCGCAGCGATGGATGACGGGTTTCATGACTTGAATGGCAACCGGCAAAGCTGGCGCGTCAACATCCGGACGCTTCGCAACGGCGAGCGCATCGCCGTGGCAGAACCCTCCGCGTTGCGTGACGAAATTGCGCAGGACGGCGCACTGAGAACGCTCGTGCCGATGCTCCTCCTGTTACCAGGCTTGTTCATCGTCATCGTAGTGATTGTCAGAACGAAGCTGGCGCCTCTCACGCGTCTTGCGAGCGTTGTGGACCGACAGACTGATACGTCGCTCGAGCCGCTGCCTGAAGACGGTATAACAAACGAAGCATTGCCTTTTGTCCGGTCGATTAACCGTCTGATTACGCGGCTGAGGGAGGCCATCAGTCATCAACGCCGGTTTGTCGCGAGTGCCGCCCACGAATTGCGCTCGCCGCTGGCAGCGTTGTCGCTGCAGGCAGGAAATCTCGGGGCAACCATTACGTCGCCCGAGGCCCGTGAGCGGTTGATGGCGTTCCAGGCAGGGCTGCGCCGTACTCAGAGGCTGGTGGAGCAACTGCTCGCATTGGCGAGGTCTGAACAAGGAACACTGGAGCAGCCGGCTGCGATATCGCTGCGAGCCATGGCAACCGAGGTCATCAACGCCACGATTGGCCTTGCTCGCGAAAAGGATATCGACCTGGGGTTCGAGCACTTCGACGAACTTGATGCCGTTGTCGACGTGTCGTCAGTCACGGTGGTGCTGAGAAACCTGGTCGACAACGCCGTTCGATATACGCCAGCGGGCGGAAAGGTAGACGTGTCCGTCGTTCAGGCGGGAGGCGAGGTGATGTTTGAAGTTGCCGACTCGGGTCCCGGTATACCCGACGCGGAACTCGAGCGTGTGCTGGAACCGTTCTACCGGCTGGACCATTCCATTACATCGGGAAGCGGACTCGGTCTTTCCATCGTTTCGGAAATTGCGCGACGGACAGGCGGGCGCCTAATGCTCGAAAACGTCGCAGGCGGATTTCGCGCGCGTTACTTTCAACCGTTCCGCCAGAACCGCTGA
- a CDS encoding phosphatase PAP2 family protein has translation MNWRLLFERIGARNLLVAAVLAIGGAWLFLGVLEDVISGDPLVAVDVKIHAALQTIRFPLFDSLMVAASELGDAAVTVPVILVVLAWLIWQRRLRSAAYWISAVVFAQLFVVTLKFFMRRARPSSMYEGVQGFSFPSNHATLSVVTYGFLAFFVARAWGNVARRRIATVTALFILLISFSRLYLGAHWFSDVLAGLSFGVAWIATAAVFHHLGDENQRDASSLGVASFVTFVVSAMVHIIMQHGIDLSLYAPR, from the coding sequence GTGAACTGGCGTCTGCTCTTTGAGCGCATTGGCGCGCGTAACCTGCTCGTGGCCGCCGTGCTTGCGATTGGTGGCGCCTGGCTCTTCCTCGGCGTACTGGAGGATGTCATTAGCGGGGACCCGCTCGTCGCCGTCGACGTCAAGATTCACGCCGCGTTGCAAACAATTCGCTTCCCGCTATTCGATTCCCTTATGGTTGCCGCCTCAGAGCTGGGCGATGCAGCCGTCACCGTCCCGGTCATTCTCGTCGTCCTTGCGTGGCTTATTTGGCAACGGAGGCTGCGAAGCGCTGCTTACTGGATTTCGGCGGTCGTGTTCGCACAGCTCTTCGTCGTGACGCTGAAGTTTTTCATGCGCCGAGCGCGACCGTCTTCGATGTACGAGGGCGTGCAGGGATTCTCCTTTCCCAGCAACCATGCGACGCTAAGCGTCGTCACCTATGGCTTTCTTGCGTTCTTCGTTGCGCGCGCCTGGGGCAATGTCGCACGGCGACGCATTGCGACTGTCACGGCTCTGTTCATTCTCCTCATCTCGTTTTCACGTCTTTACCTGGGCGCTCACTGGTTCTCAGACGTGCTCGCGGGCCTCAGCTTCGGCGTGGCATGGATAGCGACAGCGGCCGTGTTTCACCACCTTGGTGATGAAAATCAGAGAGACGCTTCCTCCCTGGGGGTAGCGTCGTTCGTTACGTTTGTCGTCAGTGCGATGGTCCACATCATCATGCAGCACGGTATCGACCTGTCTCTCTACGCGCCGAGGTAG
- a CDS encoding efflux RND transporter permease subunit yields MLKDIVKRPLLWVMLYAALIAYGIYALLNIHAEVLPQFNLPQVSVVAQLPGATTLDLEGLIARPIEAELSSLSSLSDVRTVVSQGSVKIEARFVEGTTAASALQEVNGVVGRINGALPKGTSLTTEISGNAINEVADYAIQVPDGVDASQVQRIIESNLAPRIRAVPGVQRVSVAGPGADAIWVRPDLGKLQRFNVSASSLVASLDATTAMVPSGYVHLGHQDVFVEGRSLPTKPSEYARVPVATAGNSIPLGSIADVVRTALPSHHTVKLDNRPTIALIVFKQPGASTLPVVGEVDKTLRELEPQLPGGARFVRIYSQGHIVGVVAADLTRNLAIGAVLAVGVLFWMLGASRGIWALALSIPLSLLLGIAGLYLMGQTLNLLTFGALSVAVGLLADDAIIVLESIYHRWEAGDGRWEGVARGLRDIAGPDISGTMTTVAVFLPLVFVGGLAGLFFVPFSVAMTVSLIASLLISLSLIPLVLGFIGPHIEKRATSGSRAVGWLKSQNLRLFDFALRRPRVSLWSCVAIFAVSVAGLLLVPVDFLPLPNEAVLLESFTLPPGTSLRDAQDASDRITQRLLGLEPVAHVFSRVGSASGTSYTEPAYAGEIQIALKPDVNASSLDKIGKQILDASKLPAVQTVIGTPTLERVGETLSGLPQPFVIDVYGDSIETLQSLSTEVTHRLTSVSDLSDVFNNDGYPITELRITPNPDGLALHGITPALLFAQLHILLAGQTVATVPEGNGHLDVFVRLADPAHLSIEQLNQLPIMASGWVALGQVADVRMATGPNVIRHLNGLRAVEILATPTAPLGQVISASRQALATLALPAGYEVKFGGLYPQLERAALNVGVAAVVALALMLGILTLQFDGLLVPGLLLLQMPLAFSGGAIALAVSGVGLNAIGLIAFLTLIGVSLNHGIVLLQLVKRNEAQGLSVVDAVRDAVEVRFRPILLTVLTASLGLLPTALGFGKGAAPEQGLAIVTLGGLVWSGLLSTNLLPALYVYRRERQLQKAS; encoded by the coding sequence ATGCTGAAAGATATCGTCAAGCGGCCGCTGCTCTGGGTCATGCTGTATGCAGCGCTGATTGCCTACGGCATCTATGCGCTCCTCAATATCCACGCCGAGGTCCTGCCGCAGTTCAACCTGCCACAGGTGAGCGTTGTAGCCCAACTGCCCGGAGCTACGACTCTGGACCTGGAGGGGCTGATTGCGCGGCCCATCGAAGCCGAACTGTCGTCGCTCTCGTCATTGAGCGACGTGCGGACAGTGGTGAGCCAGGGTTCCGTCAAGATTGAAGCGCGATTCGTGGAAGGCACCACCGCTGCAAGCGCGTTGCAGGAAGTCAACGGTGTCGTCGGGCGCATTAACGGTGCGCTGCCGAAAGGCACAAGCCTGACGACGGAAATCTCCGGCAACGCGATAAACGAGGTTGCCGACTACGCAATCCAGGTTCCGGACGGCGTGGATGCGTCACAGGTGCAGCGCATCATCGAGTCAAATCTTGCGCCGCGTATCCGGGCGGTCCCGGGCGTGCAACGTGTGTCGGTCGCCGGACCCGGAGCGGATGCGATATGGGTGCGCCCTGACCTTGGGAAGCTACAGCGTTTCAATGTCTCTGCATCATCGCTCGTGGCATCGCTCGATGCCACGACTGCAATGGTGCCGAGCGGATACGTACACCTCGGACACCAGGACGTTTTCGTGGAAGGCAGAAGTCTGCCGACGAAGCCTTCCGAGTATGCCCGCGTGCCTGTCGCAACTGCCGGGAACAGTATTCCACTAGGCTCGATTGCGGACGTTGTCCGGACTGCGCTTCCGTCGCACCATACGGTCAAACTCGACAACAGGCCTACCATCGCGCTCATTGTGTTCAAGCAGCCCGGCGCATCGACGCTACCGGTCGTCGGCGAGGTTGATAAAACACTGCGGGAGCTCGAACCTCAGTTGCCCGGCGGCGCACGCTTCGTGCGCATCTACAGTCAGGGGCATATTGTCGGCGTCGTCGCTGCCGACCTGACCAGGAATCTCGCCATAGGGGCCGTGCTCGCGGTGGGCGTCCTGTTCTGGATGCTCGGCGCGAGTCGCGGAATATGGGCCCTTGCGTTGAGTATCCCGCTCTCGCTGCTGCTCGGTATAGCAGGGCTGTACCTGATGGGACAGACACTGAATCTGCTGACGTTCGGCGCCCTGTCAGTCGCGGTAGGCCTGCTCGCCGATGACGCCATCATTGTGCTGGAGAGCATCTACCATCGATGGGAGGCTGGCGACGGCCGGTGGGAGGGTGTTGCGCGAGGGTTGCGCGACATCGCTGGTCCTGACATTTCCGGGACGATGACCACCGTCGCGGTGTTCCTGCCGCTCGTGTTCGTGGGTGGCCTGGCGGGGCTGTTCTTTGTCCCGTTCTCTGTCGCGATGACAGTCAGCCTGATTGCATCGCTGCTCATTTCGTTGAGCCTGATTCCGCTCGTGCTGGGATTCATCGGGCCTCATATCGAGAAACGCGCCACATCGGGTTCGCGTGCGGTCGGGTGGCTCAAGAGCCAGAATCTGCGCCTGTTTGACTTTGCACTACGTCGTCCACGGGTCTCGCTGTGGTCTTGTGTAGCCATTTTCGCGGTCTCCGTGGCTGGACTTCTGCTGGTGCCGGTCGATTTCCTGCCACTGCCGAACGAGGCCGTGTTGCTCGAAAGCTTTACGCTGCCCCCTGGAACGTCACTGCGTGATGCCCAGGATGCTTCCGACCGCATCACACAGCGATTACTCGGTCTCGAACCTGTGGCACACGTGTTCTCGCGTGTTGGCTCTGCGTCGGGGACGTCCTACACCGAGCCTGCATATGCGGGTGAGATTCAGATTGCGCTGAAGCCCGATGTGAACGCGAGCAGTCTCGACAAAATCGGCAAGCAGATTCTGGACGCGTCGAAGCTTCCCGCCGTCCAGACTGTGATTGGAACACCGACGCTCGAACGGGTTGGCGAGACACTTTCAGGATTACCGCAACCATTCGTAATCGATGTCTATGGCGATTCCATTGAAACCTTGCAGTCGCTCTCGACGGAAGTCACGCATCGACTGACAAGCGTGTCCGACCTGTCGGACGTATTCAACAACGACGGTTATCCCATTACCGAACTGCGAATTACACCGAATCCTGACGGCCTCGCGCTTCACGGCATCACGCCGGCGTTGCTTTTCGCCCAGTTACACATCCTGCTGGCTGGTCAAACCGTCGCTACCGTTCCTGAGGGCAATGGCCACCTGGACGTGTTTGTGAGACTGGCCGACCCGGCGCACCTGTCCATCGAGCAGCTCAATCAGCTTCCCATCATGGCGAGCGGCTGGGTCGCGTTAGGCCAGGTTGCCGACGTCCGCATGGCGACCGGACCCAACGTCATCCGGCATTTGAACGGACTGCGTGCGGTCGAGATACTTGCGACCCCGACTGCCCCCCTCGGGCAGGTGATTTCTGCTTCCAGGCAGGCGCTCGCAACGCTTGCGTTGCCGGCAGGGTACGAAGTGAAGTTCGGCGGCCTGTATCCCCAGCTCGAGCGAGCAGCACTTAACGTGGGCGTGGCGGCGGTCGTTGCACTCGCGCTGATGCTGGGCATCCTGACGCTGCAATTCGATGGGCTGCTTGTTCCGGGACTGCTTTTGTTGCAAATGCCGCTGGCGTTCTCGGGTGGTGCAATCGCTTTGGCGGTGAGTGGTGTCGGTCTCAACGCCATCGGTCTGATTGCATTTCTTACCCTGATTGGGGTGAGCTTGAACCATGGCATCGTGTTGCTGCAACTGGTGAAGCGAAACGAAGCGCAGGGCTTGTCCGTGGTCGACGCCGTGCGCGATGCGGTCGAGGTGCGGTTCCGGCCGATTTTGCTGACAGTCCTGACAGCATCCCTAGGCCTCTTGCCGACGGCACTAGGCTTCGGCAAAGGTGCAGCGCCCGAACAGGGGTTGGCCATCGTTACGCTGGGCGGGCTGGTCTGGAGCGGCCTGCTCAGCACCAATTTGCTGCCGGCGCTCTATGTGTACAGGCGCGAGCGCCAGCTCCAAAAGGCATCATAG
- a CDS encoding efflux RND transporter periplasmic adaptor subunit, whose protein sequence is MNSTRLILLAAVIGTWSVPGYPAFAQDIVTMPAVEKRVVTTFSAPARVQAASNTVLSAPTAGVISGLRVLPGETVRTGQAIAHLTGPTVSTDSERLAADLKSAQIRVAAATQAVAIEQQKLDEQLSTRDAVIRVRAELDAAHQQLVAAQSASRNYASLAVISAPEPGVVTAVNAADGQYASAGQALVTVVPTRGLYVVANLYGSNASSVAAGKKGGFLAEGANAPIDVVVERVSWSVTTPGQLEVWLNAVQGTALVPGTVGTVSLTTSDDKRLAIPSTALILDAGQWWVLVRDRSGSRRRQVIPGLSDGGWTSIRQGLAPGERVVTQDSYLLFHQDFATRYQQAD, encoded by the coding sequence GTGAATTCGACCCGCTTGATTCTCCTTGCCGCAGTCATTGGTACTTGGTCCGTGCCGGGTTATCCCGCGTTCGCCCAGGACATCGTGACGATGCCTGCCGTAGAGAAGCGCGTCGTAACGACATTCTCGGCGCCCGCACGCGTGCAGGCAGCATCCAACACCGTGCTCAGCGCGCCCACGGCAGGCGTCATCTCCGGCTTGCGCGTTCTCCCCGGTGAAACGGTGCGGACCGGGCAAGCGATTGCGCATCTGACGGGGCCCACCGTATCAACCGATAGTGAGCGCCTTGCGGCCGACCTGAAGTCGGCCCAGATTCGGGTGGCTGCGGCAACCCAGGCCGTCGCCATCGAACAGCAAAAGCTCGATGAGCAACTCAGCACGCGCGACGCCGTTATCCGCGTGCGCGCCGAACTCGATGCTGCACATCAGCAACTCGTAGCGGCGCAGTCGGCCTCGCGGAACTACGCGAGCCTCGCCGTGATTAGCGCGCCGGAGCCGGGTGTGGTGACTGCGGTCAATGCGGCCGATGGTCAATACGCGAGTGCCGGCCAGGCGCTGGTAACTGTGGTCCCCACGCGTGGGCTTTACGTAGTGGCGAATCTGTATGGAAGCAATGCCTCATCGGTTGCTGCCGGAAAAAAAGGGGGCTTTCTTGCCGAGGGTGCGAATGCGCCCATCGACGTGGTCGTGGAGCGCGTGTCGTGGAGCGTTACCACGCCCGGTCAACTGGAAGTCTGGCTCAATGCCGTACAGGGAACCGCGCTTGTGCCGGGAACGGTCGGCACGGTCTCTTTGACCACATCTGACGACAAACGGTTGGCCATTCCATCCACTGCGCTCATTCTCGACGCCGGTCAATGGTGGGTACTGGTGCGTGACAGAAGCGGTAGCCGCCGACGCCAGGTGATTCCGGGTCTATCCGACGGTGGCTGGACGTCAATCAGGCAAGGACTCGCGCCAGGTGAGCGGGTCGTGACGCAGGACTCGTATCTTCTCTTTCATCAGGACTTCGCGACGCGCTACCAGCAAGCTGATTGA
- a CDS encoding MFS transporter: protein MQTDSTERPGTLRQIPRGVWMLGFVSMFMDISSEIIHSLLPMFLVTSLGASAVMVGLIEGVAEAAAPIVKVFSGALSDYLGNRKWLAVIGYGLGALSKPLFALAPTAGFVLTVRVVDRIGKGIRGAPRDALVADITPVHLRGAAYGLRQSLDTVGAFLGPLLAVVLMLLWADDFRLVFWVAVVPGLIAVALLVLGIREPARQPEAKRVNPVTRDNLKKLSRGYWGVVGVGAVFTLARFSEAFLVLRAMQAGVPIALVPLVLVAMNVVYALSAYPFGKLADAMSHTKLLSVGLVMLIASDIVLAHGNSWPVVIIGVALWGLHMGLTQGLLATMVAQSAPPELKGTAFGFFNLMSGLAMLVASVVAGELWDQFGASTTFYAGAGFCIATLFALATSTTMLRGKT from the coding sequence GTGCAGACTGATTCCACCGAGCGGCCCGGTACGCTCCGTCAAATCCCGCGCGGCGTCTGGATGCTCGGCTTCGTGAGCATGTTCATGGACATCTCGTCGGAAATCATCCACAGCCTTCTGCCCATGTTCCTCGTGACGAGTCTCGGCGCGAGCGCCGTGATGGTGGGCCTGATTGAAGGCGTTGCCGAGGCGGCGGCCCCCATCGTCAAGGTGTTTTCCGGCGCACTGAGCGACTACCTGGGTAATCGCAAATGGCTCGCTGTCATTGGATACGGCCTTGGTGCGCTGAGCAAACCGCTATTTGCGCTCGCGCCCACGGCCGGCTTCGTGCTGACCGTGCGTGTAGTCGACCGCATCGGCAAGGGTATTCGGGGTGCACCGCGCGACGCGCTTGTGGCCGACATCACACCTGTGCACCTGCGTGGCGCGGCTTATGGCCTCCGACAGTCACTCGATACGGTCGGCGCATTTCTTGGGCCCTTGCTTGCGGTTGTATTGATGCTGCTGTGGGCCGACGACTTCCGTCTGGTGTTCTGGGTGGCCGTGGTGCCCGGGCTCATTGCCGTTGCGTTACTGGTTCTCGGTATCAGGGAACCCGCACGGCAGCCGGAAGCGAAACGCGTCAATCCAGTCACGCGCGATAACCTGAAGAAACTCTCGCGCGGATACTGGGGGGTGGTCGGCGTCGGCGCAGTCTTCACGCTCGCGCGGTTCAGTGAAGCATTCCTCGTGCTGCGCGCAATGCAGGCCGGGGTTCCGATAGCGCTGGTTCCCCTCGTCCTGGTCGCAATGAATGTCGTGTATGCGCTTTCAGCGTATCCGTTCGGGAAACTGGCCGACGCAATGAGCCACACGAAGCTGCTGTCCGTGGGCCTGGTCATGCTTATCGCGTCTGACATCGTGCTCGCTCACGGAAACTCGTGGCCAGTCGTGATAATCGGCGTGGCCCTTTGGGGGCTGCATATGGGGCTGACACAGGGCCTGCTGGCGACCATGGTTGCGCAATCGGCGCCACCCGAGCTGAAAGGCACTGCCTTCGGTTTCTTCAACCTGATGAGCGGGCTGGCGATGCTTGTTGCGAGTGTCGTGGCCGGCGAACTCTGGGACCAGTTTGGCGCGAGCACGACGTTTTATGCTGGGGCCGGATTCTGTATCGCGACGCTGTTTGCGCTTGCGACCAGTACGACGATGCTCAGGGGTAAAACGTGA